In Chlorocebus sabaeus isolate Y175 chromosome 19, mChlSab1.0.hap1, whole genome shotgun sequence, a single genomic region encodes these proteins:
- the LOC103222950 gene encoding LOW QUALITY PROTEIN: transmembrane protein 191A (The sequence of the model RefSeq protein was modified relative to this genomic sequence to represent the inferred CDS: inserted 2 bases in 1 codon; deleted 3 bases in 2 codons), with translation MVNNTDFLMLKNPWNKLCLVSMDFCFPLDFVSNLFWIFASKFIIVLXTKADFKRTSWEAKVEGSLGPGRLRLQRALIVPLYSSLVTARPVSKIIINKRTSLLTVSPSNERAYLPPVSFADLAHVFYLSYFSINAKSNSFSLDIIIALGMPHINTQTHINH, from the exons ATGGTGAACAACACTGATTTTCTGATGTTGAAGAATCCCTGGAATAAACTCTGCTTGGTGTCCATGGATTTCTGTTTCCCTTTAGATTTTGTTAGtaatttattttggatttttgcatCCAAGTTCATAATTGTACT GACAAAGGCAGATTTTAAAAGGACaagttgggaggctaaggtggaaggatcacttgggcctgggagattgaggctacagcgagccttgattgtgccactgtactccagcctggtgacagcaagacct gtctctaaaataataataaataaaaggacgAGTTTACTTACAGTCTCACCAAGCAATGAAAGAGCTTATCTTCCTCCTGTTTCCTTTGCGGATCTTGCTCATGTATTTTATCTTAGTTACTTTAGCATAAATGCTAAATCAAATTCTTTTTCACTAGACATCATCATAGCTCTAGGCATGCCACAT ATAAATACCCAAACACATATTAATCAttaa
- the TMEM191C gene encoding transmembrane protein 191C isoform X2 → MCQVALGLPLPPVVVQPARRSLPPIVTPASRRLGPLGGRRLGTVSTAMAATQELLLQLQKDNRDGRQRKQELEKLMRGLEAESESLNRRLQDLSERERSLLRRRSQAAQPLQGEAGEAARERAERVRRRLEEAERHKEDLEQYNRQLQEQWEELSSQLFYYGGEQQSQKSTEQQLAAQLVTLQNELELAETKCALQEEKLQQGALQTAEAWAIFQEQTVVLQEVQVKVMEAAEELDAWQSGREPCDGQLRGVQYSTESLMEEMARADREMRLFSGRCALAIRRCVLGALQVLLTLPLLFLGLLLLWTVLLDPGTISAWLRSLTSETTLRRLRYTLSPLLELRANGLLPT, encoded by the exons ATGTGTCAGGTTGCGCTCGGGCTCCCCCTGCCGCCCGTTGTGGTCCAGCCCGCTAGGCGCTCCCTGCCGCCCATTGTGACGCCCGCCAGCCGCAGGCTGGGTCCCCTAGGCGGGCGGCGTTTAGGCACGGTCTCCACAGCCATGGCCGCGACGCAGGAGCTGCTGCTGCAGTTGCAGAAGGATAACCGAGATGGTCGCCAGCGGAAGCAGGAGCTAGAGAAGCTGATGCGCGGGCTCGAGGCCGAGAGCGAGAGCCTCAACCGGCGCCTGCAGGACCTGAGTGAGCGGGAGCGAAG CCTGCTGCGGAGGCGAAGCCAGGCAGCACAGCCTCTGCAAGGGGAGGCGGGCGAGGCGGCGCGGGAGCGCGCGGAGCGGGTGCGCAGAAGGCTGGAGGAGGCGGAGCGCCACAAGGAGGACTTG GAGCAGTACAACAGGCAGCTGCAGGAGCAGTGGGAGGAGCTGTCGAGTCAG CTCTTCTACTACGGAGGGGAACAGCAGAGCCAGAAGAGCACGGAGCAGCAACTCGCAGCCCAATTGGTGACGCTGCAG AATGAACTGGAGCTGGCGGAGACCAAGTGCGCCTTGCAGGAGGAGAAACTGCAGCAG GGCGCGCTGCAGACAGCTGAGGCCTGGGCCATATTCCAGGAGCAGACCGTAGTCCTGCAG GAGGTGCAGGTGAAGGTGATGGAGGCTGCGGAGGAGCTGGACGCCTGGCAGAGTGGCCGGGAACC GTGTGACGGACAGCTTCGCGGAGTGCAGTATAGCACCGAGTCGCTCATGGAGGAGATGGCCAGGGCGGACCGA GAGATGCGGCTGTTCAGCGGCCGGTGCGCGCTGGCCATCAG GCGGTGCGTGCTGGGCGCGCTGCAGGTGCTGCTGACGCTGCCGCTCCTCTTCCTGGGGCTGTTGCTGCTCTGGACTGTGCTGTTGGACCCCGGCACCATCTCCGCGTGGCTCCGGAGTCTCACCTCGGAGACGACGCTGCGCCGCCTGCGCTATACACTGTCCCCGCTGCTGGAGCTGCGCGCTAACGGGCTGCTGCCCACGTAA
- the TMEM191C gene encoding transmembrane protein 191C isoform X1: protein MCQVALGLPLPPVVVQPARRSLPPIVTPASRRLGPLGGRRLGTVSTAMAATQELLLQLQKDNRDGRQRKQELEKLMRGLEAESESLNRRLQDLSERERSLLRRRSQAAQPLQGEAGEAARERAERVRRRLEEAERHKEDLEQYNRQLQEQWEELSSQLFYYGGEQQSQKSTEQQLAAQLVTLQNELELAETKCALQEEKLQQGALQTAEAWAIFQEQTVVLQVRPHSDATVPPASPPPDLGRQVSQPAARTPPRGLSPHSHPLQEVQVKVMEAAEELDAWQSGREPCDGQLRGVQYSTESLMEEMARADREMRLFSGRCALAIRRCVLGALQVLLTLPLLFLGLLLLWTVLLDPGTISAWLRSLTSETTLRRLRYTLSPLLELRANGLLPT, encoded by the exons ATGTGTCAGGTTGCGCTCGGGCTCCCCCTGCCGCCCGTTGTGGTCCAGCCCGCTAGGCGCTCCCTGCCGCCCATTGTGACGCCCGCCAGCCGCAGGCTGGGTCCCCTAGGCGGGCGGCGTTTAGGCACGGTCTCCACAGCCATGGCCGCGACGCAGGAGCTGCTGCTGCAGTTGCAGAAGGATAACCGAGATGGTCGCCAGCGGAAGCAGGAGCTAGAGAAGCTGATGCGCGGGCTCGAGGCCGAGAGCGAGAGCCTCAACCGGCGCCTGCAGGACCTGAGTGAGCGGGAGCGAAG CCTGCTGCGGAGGCGAAGCCAGGCAGCACAGCCTCTGCAAGGGGAGGCGGGCGAGGCGGCGCGGGAGCGCGCGGAGCGGGTGCGCAGAAGGCTGGAGGAGGCGGAGCGCCACAAGGAGGACTTG GAGCAGTACAACAGGCAGCTGCAGGAGCAGTGGGAGGAGCTGTCGAGTCAG CTCTTCTACTACGGAGGGGAACAGCAGAGCCAGAAGAGCACGGAGCAGCAACTCGCAGCCCAATTGGTGACGCTGCAG AATGAACTGGAGCTGGCGGAGACCAAGTGCGCCTTGCAGGAGGAGAAACTGCAGCAG GGCGCGCTGCAGACAGCTGAGGCCTGGGCCATATTCCAGGAGCAGACCGTAGTCCTGCAGGTGCGGCCCCACTCGGACGCCACGGTGCCTCCCGCCTCTCCTCCCCCAGACCTGGGGCGGCAGGTCTCCCAACCCGCCGCCAGGACGCCTCCCCGAGGCCTCAGTCCGCACTCTCACCCGCTCCAGGAGGTGCAGGTGAAGGTGATGGAGGCTGCGGAGGAGCTGGACGCCTGGCAGAGTGGCCGGGAACC GTGTGACGGACAGCTTCGCGGAGTGCAGTATAGCACCGAGTCGCTCATGGAGGAGATGGCCAGGGCGGACCGA GAGATGCGGCTGTTCAGCGGCCGGTGCGCGCTGGCCATCAG GCGGTGCGTGCTGGGCGCGCTGCAGGTGCTGCTGACGCTGCCGCTCCTCTTCCTGGGGCTGTTGCTGCTCTGGACTGTGCTGTTGGACCCCGGCACCATCTCCGCGTGGCTCCGGAGTCTCACCTCGGAGACGACGCTGCGCCGCCTGCGCTATACACTGTCCCCGCTGCTGGAGCTGCGCGCTAACGGGCTGCTGCCCACGTAA